A part of Denitratisoma oestradiolicum genomic DNA contains:
- a CDS encoding PaaI family thioesterase, which produces MSAEEDTFNPFECPTVKAPVNDDWAARREAVEAARAVIGKLVTTTSDAATLRSVAADLLRQAEILDQAPSLHGRLAFENGLHGTSRRLGYELNPLDGKSNPLAPPFNTWFEDGVAHGRAYLDWRYEGPPNTVHGGFVCAVFDQFLGIAQSLTGQPGPTGTLTTRMHRPTPLCTELHLIGRVKEVKGRKNILEGEIWANGIMTASAEGLFIHVSAERFRQLMSGPT; this is translated from the coding sequence ATGAGCGCAGAAGAAGACACCTTCAATCCCTTTGAATGCCCGACCGTGAAGGCTCCCGTGAATGATGACTGGGCCGCACGTCGCGAGGCGGTGGAAGCCGCCCGGGCAGTCATCGGCAAGCTGGTCACCACCACCAGCGACGCCGCCACCCTGAGATCCGTGGCGGCCGACCTGCTGCGCCAGGCGGAGATCCTGGACCAGGCGCCCAGCCTCCATGGCCGGCTGGCCTTCGAGAACGGCCTGCACGGCACCTCGCGCCGGCTGGGTTACGAACTGAACCCCCTGGACGGCAAGAGCAATCCCCTGGCGCCCCCCTTCAACACCTGGTTCGAGGATGGCGTGGCCCATGGCCGCGCCTATCTGGACTGGCGCTACGAAGGCCCGCCCAACACGGTGCATGGCGGTTTCGTCTGCGCAGTATTCGACCAGTTCCTCGGCATCGCCCAGAGCCTGACCGGCCAACCGGGTCCCACGGGTACCCTGACCACCCGCATGCACCGCCCTACCCCGCTCTGTACCGAACTGCACCTGATCGGCCGGGTAAAGGAGGTGAAGGGCCGCAAGAACATCCTGGAGGGGGAAATCTGGGCCAACGGCATCATGACGGCCTCCGCCGAGGGGCTCTTCATCCATGTCAGCGCCGAGCGCTTCCGCCAGTTGATGAGCGGCCCTACTTGA